The region aaacttcaggtctGTGAATCtaaggtcctcgaactccaatgctatccaactcgaatcttagacgaacctgaaatattaaaagagTGAGCGGCAAAACCCAGCAAGCAACTATCGTTTGACGGctcaaaataatatatttatatttttttcaaaacacagcttagacATGCGACACATAACATAGATCACATTGGATTGTACAAATATTCGATAACAAAGATCACACAACATATTCCATAACCAACGGCATCacaatttttaatcaattaataaatctTAATAACAAATTCTTATCTTTAGTCCCACAGTCCTAAATCACACCATATGCCATACTTTTCTAGTGACCGACATCTTATACTTTATGTCACACTTCCCAAGTGATCGggttcttattcttattcgatgaAGGGCTAGTTTAAGTCCCTCGTCAAGTGAAATCGAAGATTGACAAGGTATCAATGTGTTCCGAAACATGCGCAAACTAGTTCTAAATTTTATGTATCACACTACCCAGTGATCAGGTTCTAATTCTTATACATGACTAAGACTGGGGATTTCTGAAATTATTATCTTATAATCACATATCGATATCACACATTGGAGAACATGTAATCACACATAATATGGCACGTTACACAATAAATACAGAACAACACATAGTCACTTACAGACACGTACACAAAAAAATAATACAGAGCAATGAAATGTTACTTACAAAACACATAGGCAAACAAATAATACGAAGCAACGAATAGTTACTTACATAACACATAAGAAAACAAGTAATACGGAGCAACGAATAGTTACTTACAAAACATATAAGCAAAAAAATAATACGGAGCAACGAATAGTTACTTACAAAACACATAAGCAAACAAGTAATACGGAGCAATGAATAGCTACTTACAAAATACGTAGGCAAAATAAATAATATAGAGCAACGAAAAGTTACTTGCATAATACATATCAAACAAATAATACAGAGTAACGAAAAGTTAATTGTCACGCAAATAGATAATTCATATCAGAACACATATTGAATCAATTATAACTCATCAAACACGAAACATCTAAAATCTTGAATATTTCCACGATTCCAGTTCTGCCTAGATCTTTATTTAGCAATTTTAACCCTCTAAACGATGTTTTATTGGAAAACtcaaaacacgaaagttgtagagaacaaAAAGATCTTTTCGAAAAGTCTAAAATCaatgaattctgacttacgatgaattaactacgaattttacaagactgttGATTTTATGTAGAAAAGCCTTACGAATTTTGACAACtaaaaacgaggaagacgaatgTGGTGTATTTATAAAGATACAATACCATATTCCTTAACCTACGAGTTATCCATATTAGagtctgatccaaattttaggctcattagtctaaaccaattttaaatcctagtccttatctaattttaatccttttcattatattattctattattattatttttctaaaatttacaGGATATTACAccagctttcttagctttcttactcGGACAGTCCTTACTCCAATGACCAACCTATCCACAAGATCAACATGGTTTATTTGCCTTTATTTCCCAGTTCAAAAGCCCCATAATGAAAAAGCATAGTTTTCGAAGAGAACAAAAACGTAAGTCTTGGATTAGTACCCCGTTATGCTGAtgatattaaaaaaataaaagagAAAACATAACTGGAACACTTAGACTAAAACGGAGGTTAAAAAATCGTTTTCTTGTTTTTTAAAAAGTTAAACGCGGTATAAAAATCGTTTAAATGATCGATAATAaacatttttcttttttttaaaaaataataaaaatgtaAAACGGGGATTCGAGAAACATTTTTGAAGAATATTTTAGACACAAAACAGAACACGATGTGCTGTTTGAGCGTAAATGTTATTTAAAGAACCATTTTGCCTGATGAACTTCAGCAGCCTCTATTCTTTTCACCACCTActagattttttttaattttttactaAAATACATCAAAACATTATAAAAGAACTCATTTTTTTAGGAATTAAACCATATAATTAAATTGACAATAACATAACACACAAATacattaaaataattaataaaaatcttCAAATTCAATACATTTTTTAGGCAACATTATTCCTAAACAAATCACTAAAACAACTCATTTTTTCCCCTTAGGTGCTTGAAAATCCATCGCATTTTGATATCTTGTCGACTTCCTTCTTCCTTTCTTTTTCTCAACATCTTTATCATGGATCACGGTTGGAAATTTAATACCCGTCGGCCAACGAGAATCTCCTTTGCTCAGAATGGGTTTGAAAACACCATTGTAAACCATCGATACATTCTCTAACCTATATATTTCGTCAACCAACAATTCATGACTCAATTTCAAATGCACGCAACATGCTATAACATGAGAACAAGGAATACGATACGTTTGCCATTTTCCACAAGAATACAAGTACTCGTGAATCCTAACGGTATGTTTATTCCCCCCCCCCTTTTGGTCAACTTTCCTAGTGACTACTTCAAACAACAAAGAATTTCGATCATAAACTTTAACATTATGACCCCTAGCACGCACAATGGACCGACTTAACCTCTTGCTTGCATAATTAGTAAACAATCGACCTTTAGATAATTCGGTTGCAGTTTCCAAACGCCTTTCATCAAAATACTCAATCGTCTTCAAAAACAGTGCTCTAACCAATGAACTAATCGGGAGCTTTCTAGCATCAAGGATCGCGTTGTTCCAACTTTCCGCATGGTTGGTGCTCATCATGCCAAAACGTTTCCCTCCATCATATGCTAAAGACCATTTACTTAATGGTTTATCCTCAAACCATTCCGCCGTCCTAGGCTCCACAATCAATAATTGTTCCCAAAAAAATTCAAACTTCTTCTCTTGCACCTAAGAATCCAACTCAACTAACCTATTTTTCAATCCCTTTCTCCTATGTGCAGTACAAAAATTTGTAGCCAAGTGTCTAATGCAAAATCTATGATGGTCAAGGGGCTCGCACCATCCTGTCTGTTGCGTAGCAACAATAATACCAGCATGTCTATCAGAAATGACACAAATCCCATATCTCCTACCTTCCACAAATCTCCTCAATCTGTCCATGAACCACCCCCAACTAGAAACATTCTGAGATTCGACAATGGCAAATGCAAGTGGAAGAATATGACTAAACTCATCCACTGCCACAACACTCAATAGTACACCCGGATATGGACCGCATAAGTGAGTCCCATCTATATGTATGACATACATACAATGCTCAAATCCATCAATGCATGGTTTGAAAGCCCAGAAGAGTCTCTTTAATGTCACTTCCTGTTCCAAATAAAGACATAGTATATACTCGTTAACTACAAAACATTACATAAATATGGAAAAGCATTTAAAAATCTATACGATACTAGTATAAAAAGATAGAatacctgtaacgcccccaaatccggggtcagaggatttggtcgtcactatgaaatctcaatccaaattaacctgttaaatcaataaatgaatgccagcggaagatatttatcataaatgacccaaactaatccaagatcttttaaggttacagttctagaaacaagatatccaaattccacaaataaatttttcactttcttttaaaactcttttcaacagtTCTCAATCTTAAAACTTAACctgctagtataacttcgaaaagaagtatactaggcccaactataaaatacacaactataatataatataatataaacaactttatacaacaGAACTTACACcagttcgcaaaccctggaccaaccaccttcaaAAAGCTTCtcctttgcttcctcgaattacgcagctaaacagcgcaagttaatcctcactggaggttaaattgaaaaacaggcaagtatgagcgaaaaaaatgctcagcaagatcattataatgtatatatggtctttttgatatataaccgacatctgcatcatagcagaacatttaaaaatcataattgctgaattagaaaatttattaaagaatcggatagttgtttctcactgtattcaaaactcttttgatatttttgagcaaaagGCTTCAGCAATCCTTTGAATCTTGACAaggataaaactcgtaaaacagtgtttacataaatatcgtaaacaacaataacacgaaacaatgatcatggaatgaatcataaactttattcaaaaccgaactcttaaAGTTAAGACTTATTTTGTTGTTCAGTTATCCATAAAAcaacgttcaagaaattcctaacaattcagtatccatcattatcgactaagtttccatagacttagcctgctaaaccagcctgataaggacaggttgaataattaagaagatcccaattcattcaagattgtaattatcactgagcaactaatgctgcagcaacaatctgaacttcgaattcatttataaaccCTGTAATTTTCCGAAACTAAGtgataagaaagaataactttaatccaaaacagtacaattgataaatcatttattctatgaatatcaaaaatgatatgataatttagattgggatcattctccgacggacgtactatcacatgctgatcagcccgtatgatagcacaaggtcatgattcgtagaaacgtgaccccaaaaacacgagtactcaaacaaaatgcaatatacctgcctgtggcaaaattgtgtcataatattccatatggtacttagaaatagccctccacTGGActgtccgtcccggtcacttacacaattatgatctaatcttaaaaccttttattgagaaggggtcataataatcgacacccgaaataattttattcccccatttacttgggcagaaatattcgcaaccaaatcacttttctcaaaatccaaaatatttataaatccagtaggttgataagtaaaatcacttagctattctgaacatagaatagcagaagaatacttgcataaacagaattacttaattcagcgatatgtaaaacatttatctattcagaactgagaatagggaaagcaatacttgcataagaagatttaaaataaatatcacttgaacaataagtgatgatagggatacttgcataatatgaattgaaataaacatcacttgaacgataagtgaagtcaggggtacttgcctttgggttttagcagttagtcacactcgaaatgacgcatctattctgacattctgtcttaaaatatcatcatcctgcttttcaacacttcaccgatatgctgctcctgcgattgcaagacaccagatatccaatgccattccatctcattctttatccaacaccctgtcctgatcactcgaacgatccgtatctataattaaaagatataactttaatcgtctaaatgataataactcgatgaactgcgcgtcaaaagcctatcatctacccatacgatagctcACATATAATTAAAACAGACAcacacaggactcttgatccacatacacacataattcacataacacgtaaacacataactcacgtatcacataattcatatcacatatgactcggttcgtcaaaataTTTGACttggtacgtttaaaactgaaatcgggttaataacagtatttatcgatcaaaaatcgactcagaaagattcaaaaatcaaacggcctttcaatacaaaagaaattaggtctcaaaagtatttttattgaaatcggaatatttttctgagtctagaggcgttcgttttgtattaaacggataaacggtttatttataaaaatatcttgtcctacacgtaattaggtttagtaaaatttaattatataacctcgttcgacgtctccgataatagtaggttacgtttccgtattttcggaattaatttaccgaaaatcgggcagcatctcctttgtttatcggcctacccgtcgaaaaactcgacgtcaaatcacaacaacaaacaatccaacaattcattccaccaatacaaccaaactccatttCATAAATCTCAATCACCGATTCaaactaattaattattattattacatcttatatttatactcatatttatttatttattttaaaatattatgttaggtcacactttcactgtagagggggtgaatacagtgtttatcacaatcaaatcgaacttcaagaacttatgtaacagaaaacaaactttatttaaacaataaactctgttacaatctggaactgttatctctcagtgatgaacaaaatatcacgagagctgctagagttatactaaataatattctcgataatgataacacatatagtgtaaactctatttctgtgtttatatactacacagttacaagatattcgctaattgatatggaatataattctgcttcctaaaatatatcaatcagatatcttctattccaagtattccattcttcacggaattccttcttcatgcatatctcttcttatgtttatcttgatcttcttaactttaatcagctactgtccttatctgatcgtccttcagcacttaagttctgatatctatctcctgataacataagtactgatatcccttaagttctgacttccagtataagtactgatcagttaagtactgatttgttctgttcaaataagatctgaaatctaaacataaaacatattagccatgacattatcaaatatatctaacaatctccccc is a window of Apium graveolens cultivar Ventura chromosome 11, ASM990537v1, whole genome shotgun sequence DNA encoding:
- the LOC141696490 gene encoding uncharacterized protein LOC141696490, which gives rise to MEALQYFDVGTNVDWVFKEDKMEDRGSLEEVTLKRLFWAFKPCIDGFEHCMYVIHIDGTHLCGPYPGVLLSVVAVDEFSHILPLAFAIVESQNVSSWGWFMDRLRRFVEGRRYGICVISDRHAGIIVATQQTGWCEPLDHHRFCIRHLATNFCTAHRRKGLKNRTAEWFEDKPLSKWSLAYDGGKRFGMMSTNHAESWNNAILDARKLPISSLVRALFLKTIEYFDERRLETATELSKGRLFTNYASKRLSRSIVRARGHNVKVYDRNSLLFEVVTRKVDQKGGGNKHTVRIHEYLYSCGKWQTYRIPCSHVIACCVHLKLSHELLVDEIYRLENVSMVYNGVFKPILSKGDSRWPTGIKFPTVIHDKDVEKKKGRRKSTRYQNAMDFQAPKGKK